In the Ictalurus furcatus strain D&B chromosome 13, Billie_1.0, whole genome shotgun sequence genome, GCTTTTCATTATACTGCTTTGAACGGCCATATGTGAGGACTGTAAGTTATTTTAAGGATTCGGCAAAATAATCTCATCTATAGATCGACAAAATTAACACtttagggttttttgtttgtttgtttgtatttaaagctagtaataaaattaataattattatggtAGCATGCAGGTTTGGATAGGCCAAGTTTTCATGACTCTCAATTGCTCAGTATTTCAATATTAATTGCTGTGAGAATGAAAAACTTTATTGTGCATATCAGTGTGAGTACCAGATAACCGAGCAAAACCCCTCGACAAACCTTGgcttttgtgtttatatttttttgtttgttttttaaaagccaATCTGTGTTCTCATGTTTTGTTGTctaatctgtttattttaaatgcctAACCCCtttagccaaaaaaaataagaaaaaagttTGTATTCCATCAGTCTTGAATCTGTTTTTGATTGGCTCCTGCCAGTCACTGTGTAGTCAGACTTCTTTCATGCCTAAAGTTTGGGCATGATACCGTTTGACACCTCGGCTCTGGTGTCGAAAATACGAGTGTGAATTTCCCACCGATTCTGACACTTTTCCCCTGTCACATCACTGATTTATGAATTACTATTACAGGTTTATGGTGACTCTTAGCAGCTCTGGAATATCATATTATAAAGTAAATTTTGCTCCCCTGACTCAATCGTTTTTATTAAAACTCCTGTAGCTTTCAAATAAGTCAGTGGACTGGCAGTTGCAAGGTTGGAAACATTGCATCCAATCTAACAGCACTGGTTATAAACTGATCACTGGATGTGTGCACCATTTTCacgtgtgtatacgtgtgtcaCGTGTGTATGAGTTTTAAATTACCATGTAGCTTTTTGTCTTAgcttcaatgaaaaaaaaaaaaaaatcatgtaaatattttttaatataatggtgtaaaaaaaaaaaaaaaaagtgtctctgTCTGAATTTCTCTCTCCAAATGCCAGATTAGAGACTAAttagtttgtttcttttataaacataaatactTACGTACCAAGCCATTCATACCAGCTCACACTAACTGATTTATTTCCGCCTATGTAGGTGTCCAAGTTGCCCAGCGGCCTTGTGATTGCCTCCCTGGAGAACTATTCCCCAGCCTCTCGTATCGGTGTTCTTGTGAAGGCTGGCAGTCGCTATGAACCCCACGACAGCCTGGGCGTCACACACGTGCTCCGACTGGCGAGTGGCCTGGTAGGTTGTGATTatggttaataaataataatgaaatgcatTTTGTGTACTTGATTACTCTATATGTTTAGTGTATTTACATGTACTTGTTCAGACTACCAAAGGAGCCTCTGCGTTCAGGATTTGCCGTGGCATTGAGGCTGTTGGAGGAAGTCTGGGGTAAGTGTCCTGGTTCTCCTTGTTGtgtgttattaatgttttatctACTTTTTAACGCGTCACATATATTTATACAGCGTGTCTACATCCCGGGAAACCATGGTCTACACCGTGGACTGTTTGAGAGATGACATGTAAGCACATGTTGATGCGTTTTGATTTAAGGGTTTAATTTTTGTGTTGAGGTGTATATCTTATAGTGTGTGTGGCTCTGAATGTAGTGACACAGTCATGGAGTATCTGATCAATGTGACCACTGCACCAGAGTTTCGGCCATGGGAGCTGTCTGACCTCACTGCCAGGGTGAAATTGGACAACGCCATCGCCAGCCAGAACCCACAGATTGGTATGTTCCCGTTAAgatgcagtgccctccactaatattggccccCTTGGTAAATAATGAGCAAAgactgctgtgaaaaattgttaaaaaaattcacaaaaaaactccgctgtcatggatatcaaacagttgcaaacacaacacaggtttataatttaaaaaatctttgttaaatataggtgtgcaacaattattggcagccctatgaattcatatgagaaatatatttgaggtTCATACTTTCTTTTCTATCCATAGTAAGGATGCTCAAGATTATGTTGATTTTCTTATCTCCTAGACAGTAAAGTGACATGGCTGACACGCAAAGTATAAGAAATAGGCTTACCTCTGCTCCATGTTAGTAAAGtaactgaaaatatatatgaaattacTGATCCCATGGaattttctttgttaataatGCACCTGATTTGTGTATTCGTAGTTTCTCTTAATTGCCCTGTATGCGTTAGATGTTGCTATATTATGGCATGTAGAAGTCAGCTGTATACTTGATCAGTGGTTGAGTTCTGGTTCGGTAGTTAAGGCTTTTTGCTAGCTGTTGGTTCCTTGAGAGCCAACAGGGAATCCTATCGCAATTGTAAGTCGCTTCGGGTAATGTTGACGTTGCTCTGTTCTTCCAAGGTCTCCTCGAGAATCTGCATGCTGCTGCTTTCAAGAACGCCCTTTCCAACTCTCTGTACTGCCCAGAGTACATGGCGGGCAAAATCACCACAGATCAGGTGAGACCTAAACTCGTAATAATTGTTGTAGATGTACTGTAATGTTTATGGAACTGTCTATTTTACTCTAACTTTTTCCCTCCACAGCTGCACGCCTTCGTTCAAAACAATTTTACAAGCGCACGAATGGCGCTCGTTGGACTCGGTATGTTGATCTGTTATGTATTTTCTTTACTGATTTCATTTACTCCAATACATGTAGCTAGTCTAaaagtgtggttttatttttaatcggGAAGATCGTCTCCCAAGAGCGGAATCGAACTCCCGTTGATCGTGCGTCTTAAAGCACTGCTGTCTGTTTTATAGGTGTGGACCACGCTGTTCTCAAACAAGTAGGAGAGCAGTTCCTTAACATCCGTAGCGGAGCAGGCACTGTCGGGTCAAAAGCCCTATACCGTGGAGGTAGGGCTTCAAATATAAACCCCTCCTTTCTGAACTAATACATGCTTCAGCAAATTGTGAACAGAAAtgtctgatttttttattttatttatttatttatttttaaagctgaaTTGATCAATAACTGAGGTTcctttattttgttacagtattagaaacctttttattaacgcttttatatttattattgagttcttatagcTATTATCatctgactggtcacttgaactGAATGGGGTTTAATCGAAACCTTAATAACTGAGAACATGTTGGCCtcaaaataatgtcaacttggtCCTAATGTGTTTTCTCTGTGGAAAGGTCACAGATAGAGAGCTCTATGTATCCAGTAAGTTTAtagtaaacatttaaatagcaagcctaatatttgaataattggattatgtttatgaaataaatctgtgctgaatTGATTTTACCGTTACAGGGGTCCTATGTGCAAAACGTTTGAGGACCCACTGTTCTAGAGATCTTAATGTTTACTCTCTAGTTACAGCACTTAAGCAGTATAAAGTGGACTCGGTGAAGTAATAAGCCGCGTTGTTTGTGCAGGTGAGCTGCGGGCTCAGACAGGAGGCAGTCTGGTGCATTCGGCCGTGGTGAGCGAGAGTGCTGTGGCCAGCTCTGCCGAGGCCGTAGCTTTCAGTGTGCTGCAGCACGTCCTGGGAGCTGGACCGCACGTCAAGAGAGGCGCCAACACCACCAGCAAACTGAGCCAGGCCATCTCCAAGGCTACGGCTCAGCCCTTCGACGTAAGTGCATTCACTCACCAGAATGAACAACCTTCACGAGTTCGGATTCCCAGTGTAGCTTGAGCAATAATGAGACATTTGAGCGAGCGTGTTTGTGGAACAGGTGATCCACAGTTATTTGTTGGAAAAAGTTAAGGATAGTTAATTGACTGATAAACCGAGGGTTAAAATCCATTCAGCTGGCTGTCATTGGTTCTCGGTTTGCCAGAAATATGTTCTCAACAATGTGAAGGTTGTataaagtgacattaatctttaacaatatcaaactggatagcaggcacaacaactggAGGACAAcatccaccatcttgtttgtttcgAGTTCAATAGGTGATATGACAGGGCCACATGACTGAAAATACATCatcgtttttgaatatctccgttttctcagtccacactacaACGCCAAAACAGTGTTTTCAAATGTATCCACTTGTGAGAGCTCAGTTTTCACTGGACCAACACTGCGTtttcatatttatcatatatattcatatttatccggattaatggagcgcgcacggtggcttagtggttagcacgttacctccagggtcgggggttcgattcccaccgtggccctgtgtgtgcggagtttgcattttctccccgtgctgcgggggtttcctccgggtactccggtttcctcccccagtccaaagacatgcatggtaggctgattggcgtgtctaaagtgtccgtagtgtatgaatgggtgtgtgagtgtgtatgtgattgtgccctgcgatggattggcaccctgtccagggtgtaccccaccttgtgctccatgctcc is a window encoding:
- the LOC128616989 gene encoding cytochrome b-c1 complex subunit 2, mitochondrial — encoded protein: MKGIRGISQLSRRLYAAQAACKVEVSEAFKLVPQEVQVSKLPSGLVIASLENYSPASRIGVLVKAGSRYEPHDSLGVTHVLRLASGLTTKGASAFRICRGIEAVGGSLGVSTSRETMVYTVDCLRDDIDTVMEYLINVTTAPEFRPWELSDLTARVKLDNAIASQNPQIGLLENLHAAAFKNALSNSLYCPEYMAGKITTDQLHAFVQNNFTSARMALVGLGVDHAVLKQVGEQFLNIRSGAGTVGSKALYRGGELRAQTGGSLVHSAVVSESAVASSAEAVAFSVLQHVLGAGPHVKRGANTTSKLSQAISKATAQPFDASAFNASYSDSGLFGVYTISQADSARDVIKAAVGQVHAVAQGNLAAEDLSRAKTQLKAEYLMSIETSEGLFEAIGTQALTEGTYHTSEAITQKIDAVSSSDVVNAAKKFMSGKKSMASSGHLVNTPFVDEI